A genome region from Baekduia alba includes the following:
- a CDS encoding A/G-specific adenine glycosylase, giving the protein MSFAETLLEWYGREARDLPWRRTRDPYAILVSEVMLQQTQVARVVPRYLAWLERWPTPGALAAAPVADVLAEWVGLGYNRRALRLREACAHVAEHGWPDDLGTLPGIGPYTAAAVGAFAFGRDELPVDTNVRRVLERTGFTPRRTPPELGQALMELGAMLCRAREAACAACPVSASCASAGAVDIAPRGRAGDGIARERFEDSNRWVRGRVIAALAAGAELPEGIELERLERAIASLIRDGLVRRDGDVLSLPT; this is encoded by the coding sequence GTGTCGTTCGCCGAGACGTTGTTGGAGTGGTACGGCCGTGAGGCGCGGGATCTGCCGTGGCGGCGGACGCGGGATCCGTACGCGATCCTCGTCTCCGAGGTCATGCTCCAGCAGACGCAGGTCGCCCGGGTCGTCCCGCGGTACCTGGCGTGGCTGGAGCGGTGGCCGACGCCCGGGGCGCTGGCGGCGGCGCCGGTCGCCGACGTCCTGGCCGAGTGGGTCGGCCTCGGCTACAACCGCCGCGCGCTGCGGCTGCGGGAGGCGTGCGCGCACGTCGCCGAGCACGGTTGGCCGGACGACCTCGGGACGCTCCCGGGCATCGGGCCGTACACCGCGGCCGCGGTCGGGGCGTTCGCGTTCGGGCGCGACGAGCTGCCGGTCGACACGAACGTCCGTCGCGTCCTGGAGCGCACGGGCTTCACGCCCCGCCGCACGCCGCCGGAGCTCGGCCAGGCGCTCATGGAGCTGGGCGCCATGCTGTGTCGCGCGCGTGAAGCGGCCTGCGCCGCCTGCCCGGTCAGCGCGTCCTGCGCCTCGGCGGGCGCGGTCGACATCGCGCCGCGGGGTCGTGCCGGCGACGGCATCGCGCGCGAGCGCTTCGAGGACTCCAACCGCTGGGTCCGCGGTCGCGTGATCGCGGCGCTGGCGGCCGGGGCGGAGCTGCCGGAGGGGATCGAGCTGGAGCGCCTGGAGCGGGCGATCGCGTCGCTGATCAGGGACGGCCTCGTCCGGCGCGACGGCGACGTCCTCTCCCTTCCGACCTGA
- a CDS encoding dodecin family protein has protein sequence MYRVTEVIGVSDESWEAAARAAVATAGKTVRDLRVAEVVRQDLTIEDGGVVNFRVRLGISFKYDSGD, from the coding sequence GTGTATCGCGTTACCGAGGTCATCGGCGTCAGCGACGAGTCCTGGGAGGCCGCCGCCCGGGCGGCGGTCGCGACCGCGGGCAAGACCGTCCGCGATCTCCGCGTCGCCGAGGTCGTCCGCCAGGACCTCACGATCGAGGACGGCGGCGTCGTGAACTTCCGCGTCCGCCTCGGCATCTCGTTCAAGTACGACTCGGGCGACTAG
- a CDS encoding dihydrofolate reductase family protein: protein MSATVLYMSMSLDGFIAGPNEGPGNGLGDGGDRLHEWALTEAGGGGRTLVDGRAGVNGQVVAEFLATGAVVAGRGTFEPAGGWAGDHHDGVPIFILSRRQPGSEVGQWPLVTYVDDVGMAMAEAKRAAGDKDVLVHGAGTAQLALAAGVLDELEIHLVPVLLGQGRRLFDHLDSEHIELERTRTREGEAGVIHMHYRVVR, encoded by the coding sequence GTGTCCGCAACCGTGCTGTACATGTCCATGTCGCTCGACGGCTTCATCGCCGGACCCAACGAGGGGCCGGGCAACGGGTTGGGCGACGGCGGGGACCGCCTGCACGAGTGGGCCTTGACGGAGGCCGGCGGCGGCGGCAGGACGCTCGTGGACGGCCGGGCCGGCGTCAACGGCCAGGTGGTCGCCGAGTTCCTGGCGACCGGCGCGGTCGTCGCCGGCCGCGGGACCTTCGAGCCGGCCGGCGGCTGGGCCGGCGACCACCACGACGGCGTGCCGATCTTCATCCTGAGCCGCCGTCAGCCGGGCAGCGAGGTGGGGCAGTGGCCGCTGGTCACCTACGTGGACGACGTCGGCATGGCGATGGCGGAGGCCAAGCGAGCGGCCGGCGACAAGGACGTGCTGGTCCATGGCGCCGGAACCGCGCAGCTCGCGCTCGCGGCCGGCGTGCTCGACGAGCTCGAGATCCATCTCGTCCCCGTGCTGCTCGGCCAGGGGCGCCGGCTGTTCGACCACCTCGACTCCGAGCACATCGAGCTGGAGCGCACCCGGACCCGCGAAGGCGAGGCCGGTGTGATCCACATGCACTACCGCGTCGTGCGCTGA
- a CDS encoding beta-galactosidase — translation MLRLCLALLVAGALLFAPAVASSAHAATPPGFFGVMVNGPLDDPLVDLDAQAAQMKAAGVQSWRVEMAWDLIEPAPGQFAWAGTDRKVLAAARQGIDVLGLALRAPGWANGGAASPFTPPTKSSDYAGYLKALVARYGPSGSLWLEHPEVAKRPVRAWEIWNEPNLKDYFTNQPFAKPYATLLRAAYPAVKGADPGATVLMASMANYSWRDLAKLLDVSGPKLKFDAAGAHPFSGRPSNAVKIVRLNREALDKRGYKRVPLWLTELTWSSAKGKKKPLTQNWETTESGQASRLRDVFKLLLKERRSLKLARVFWYTWATVDNGSPNSFDYSGLNQFRTDGTFRAKPALGAFKAVTKAAEG, via the coding sequence ATGCTCCGTCTCTGCCTGGCCCTGCTCGTCGCGGGCGCGCTGCTGTTCGCGCCCGCCGTCGCGTCCTCCGCCCACGCCGCCACGCCGCCCGGCTTCTTCGGCGTCATGGTCAACGGGCCGCTGGACGACCCGCTCGTCGACCTCGACGCCCAGGCCGCGCAGATGAAGGCCGCGGGCGTCCAGTCGTGGCGGGTCGAGATGGCGTGGGACCTGATCGAGCCCGCGCCCGGCCAGTTCGCCTGGGCCGGCACGGATCGCAAGGTCCTGGCCGCGGCCAGGCAGGGGATCGACGTCCTGGGCCTCGCGCTGCGCGCGCCCGGCTGGGCCAACGGCGGCGCCGCCTCGCCGTTCACGCCGCCGACCAAGTCCTCCGACTACGCCGGCTACCTGAAGGCCTTGGTCGCGCGCTACGGCCCGTCCGGGTCGCTGTGGCTCGAGCACCCCGAGGTCGCCAAGCGCCCGGTGCGCGCCTGGGAGATCTGGAACGAGCCCAACCTGAAGGACTACTTCACCAATCAGCCGTTCGCCAAGCCCTATGCGACGCTGCTGCGCGCCGCCTACCCGGCGGTCAAGGGCGCCGACCCGGGCGCGACCGTGTTGATGGCCTCGATGGCCAACTACTCGTGGCGCGACCTGGCGAAGCTGCTCGACGTGTCCGGGCCCAAGCTGAAGTTCGACGCCGCGGGCGCGCATCCGTTCTCTGGCCGGCCGTCCAACGCGGTCAAGATCGTGCGGCTCAACCGCGAGGCGCTGGACAAGCGCGGCTACAAGCGCGTGCCGCTGTGGCTCACCGAGCTGACGTGGTCCTCGGCCAAGGGCAAGAAGAAGCCGCTGACCCAGAACTGGGAGACCACGGAGTCCGGTCAGGCCTCGCGGCTGCGCGACGTCTTCAAGCTGCTGTTGAAGGAGCGCAGGTCGCTCAAGCTGGCGCGCGTGTTCTGGTACACGTGGGCGACGGTCGACAACGGCTCGCCCAACTCCTTCGACTACTCGGGCCTGAACCAGTTCCGGACCGACGGGACGTTCCGGGCCAAGCCGGCGCTCGGCGCCTTCAAGGCCGTCACGAAGGCGGCGGAGGGCTAG
- the uvrB gene encoding excinuclease ABC subunit UvrB: MPPFRLDASYSPMADQPKAIDGIVKALDAGVPMTTLLGATGTGKTMTMASVIERVQRPTLVMAHNKTLAAQLCNEFRSYFPDNAVEYFVSYYDYYQPEAYVPSKDLYIEKDSAINEEIDRLRHAATAALFGRRDVIIVASVSAIFGLGSPETYNDNLVLLKKGEETDRDLLLRKLVTIQYTRNDQALGRGSFRVRGEALEIFPAYSESAAYRATFFGDEVEQLQEFDPLTGELIHADLEHVGIWPASHYNVREGTVERSVEEIGRELNARCIELEAEGKLLESHRLRQRTQYDMEMLREMGFCNGIENYSRILDGRMPGDRPYCLLDYYPEDFVLMIDESHQTVPQIGGMYEGDRSRKQTLIDYGFRLPSALDNRPQTFDEFLTIAPQMLFVSATPGQYERAHAGALVEQIVRPTGIVDPAVDVRPTRNQIDDLMNEVREVVDRNERVLVTTLTKKMSEDLTDYLLEMGFKVRYLHSEVDTLERIQIIRDLRLGEYDVLVGVNLLREGLDLPEVSLVAILDADKEGFLRGETSLIQTIGRAARNVDGKVIMYADKETAAMKAALSETDRRRAIQLKYNEDHGITAASIVKGISDIAEFLQGDSKTPKRGRRTDRKKVKSETLTSSELEKTIIDLEKDMLEAAEDLRFEYAARLRDEIRELRRDLRQLTDMEAPA; this comes from the coding sequence ATGCCGCCCTTCCGCCTCGACGCTTCCTACAGCCCGATGGCCGACCAGCCCAAGGCCATCGACGGGATCGTCAAGGCGCTCGACGCCGGCGTGCCGATGACGACGCTGCTCGGCGCGACCGGGACGGGCAAGACGATGACCATGGCGTCGGTGATCGAGCGCGTGCAGCGCCCGACGCTCGTAATGGCCCACAACAAGACGCTGGCCGCGCAGCTGTGCAACGAGTTCCGCAGCTACTTCCCCGACAACGCGGTCGAGTACTTCGTCTCCTACTACGACTACTACCAGCCCGAGGCCTACGTCCCGAGCAAGGACCTGTACATCGAGAAGGACTCGGCGATCAACGAGGAGATCGACCGGCTGCGCCACGCGGCGACGGCCGCGCTCTTCGGGCGGCGCGACGTGATCATCGTGGCGTCGGTGTCGGCGATCTTCGGCCTCGGCTCGCCGGAGACCTACAACGACAACCTCGTGCTCCTCAAGAAGGGCGAGGAGACCGACCGCGACCTGCTGCTGCGCAAGCTGGTGACGATCCAGTACACGCGCAACGACCAGGCGCTGGGGCGCGGCTCGTTCCGGGTCCGGGGCGAGGCGCTGGAGATCTTCCCGGCCTACAGCGAGTCCGCGGCCTACCGCGCGACGTTCTTCGGCGACGAGGTCGAGCAGCTGCAGGAGTTCGATCCGCTGACCGGCGAGCTGATCCACGCCGACCTCGAGCACGTCGGCATCTGGCCGGCGTCGCACTACAACGTGCGCGAGGGCACCGTCGAGCGGTCGGTCGAGGAGATCGGGCGCGAGCTGAACGCCCGCTGCATCGAGCTGGAGGCCGAGGGCAAGCTCCTGGAGTCGCACCGGCTGCGCCAGCGGACGCAGTACGACATGGAGATGCTGCGGGAGATGGGGTTCTGCAACGGCATCGAGAACTACTCCCGGATCCTGGACGGGCGGATGCCCGGGGACCGGCCGTACTGCCTGCTCGACTACTACCCCGAGGACTTCGTCCTGATGATCGACGAGTCCCACCAGACCGTGCCGCAGATCGGTGGCATGTACGAAGGCGACCGGTCGCGCAAGCAGACGCTGATCGACTACGGGTTCCGGCTGCCGAGCGCGCTGGACAACCGGCCGCAGACGTTCGACGAGTTCCTGACGATCGCGCCGCAGATGCTGTTCGTGTCCGCGACGCCGGGGCAGTACGAGCGGGCGCACGCGGGTGCGCTCGTCGAGCAGATCGTGCGACCGACCGGCATCGTCGACCCGGCGGTGGACGTCCGCCCGACGCGCAACCAGATCGACGACCTCATGAACGAGGTCCGCGAGGTCGTGGACCGCAACGAGCGCGTCCTGGTCACCACGCTCACCAAGAAGATGAGCGAGGACCTGACCGACTACCTGCTCGAGATGGGGTTCAAGGTCCGCTACCTGCACTCCGAGGTCGACACGCTGGAGCGCATCCAGATCATCCGCGACCTGCGGCTCGGCGAGTACGACGTCCTGGTCGGCGTGAATCTGCTGCGCGAGGGGCTGGACCTGCCGGAGGTCTCGCTGGTGGCGATCCTCGACGCCGACAAGGAGGGCTTCCTCCGCGGCGAGACGTCGCTCATCCAGACGATCGGGCGCGCCGCGCGCAACGTGGATGGCAAGGTCATCATGTACGCCGACAAGGAGACGGCGGCGATGAAGGCCGCGCTGTCGGAGACCGATCGCCGCCGCGCGATCCAGCTGAAGTACAACGAGGACCACGGCATCACCGCCGCCTCGATCGTCAAGGGCATCTCCGACATCGCCGAGTTCCTGCAGGGCGACTCCAAGACGCCGAAGCGCGGCCGCCGCACCGACCGCAAGAAGGTCAAGTCCGAGACCCTGACCTCGAGCGAGCTGGAGAAGACGATCATCGACCTGGAGAAGGACATGCTCGAGGCGGCGGAAGACCTCCGCTTCGAGTACGCGGCGCGCCTGCGCGACGAGATCCGGGAGCTGCGGCGCGACCTGCGGCAGCTGACGGACATGGAGGCGCCGGCGTAG
- a CDS encoding DUF4267 domain-containing protein, producing MGQTNLVTSLAIARLAVGGSAFATPRQAGRAFGLDADGNPQAPYLARLFGARDAALGVGLLTSSGDAQRQWLMIGAGCDAADALAAVAGGRAGYLPKASATLLTAVALSAVAWAALALRDAG from the coding sequence ATGGGCCAGACCAACCTCGTGACCTCCCTGGCGATCGCGCGTCTGGCGGTGGGCGGCTCCGCGTTCGCGACGCCGCGCCAGGCCGGTCGCGCCTTCGGGCTCGACGCCGACGGCAACCCGCAGGCGCCGTACCTCGCCCGCCTGTTCGGCGCCCGTGACGCCGCCCTGGGCGTCGGGCTCTTGACGAGCAGCGGCGACGCGCAGCGCCAGTGGCTGATGATCGGCGCCGGCTGCGATGCCGCCGATGCGCTGGCCGCCGTCGCCGGAGGGCGCGCGGGGTACCTGCCGAAGGCGAGCGCGACGCTCCTGACGGCCGTGGCGCTCAGCGCCGTCGCGTGGGCCGCCCTGGCGTTGCGCGACGCCGGCTGA
- a CDS encoding class I SAM-dependent methyltransferase yields MVRVELGGVPETLLWTLHHRAVEARRPDAVLADPVAVSLVDRLDYPFAERFGDGEGLGQWQALRARTFDVEVRRFMDAHPGGTVVALGEGLETQFWRVDDGRVRWIGVDLPETVAVRDEALPASGDDAGRRRSVAASALDVDAWAGEVDASRGVLLTAQGLLMYFARAEVHGLLRACAARFGGSGLVFDAIPAWLAERSAKAGGLSRSDRSGGGYKAPPWDWGIDAGEERALRALPGVAALETVRIQRGRGPVHGALLPAAARAAPVRRRLLSVWRMGFA; encoded by the coding sequence GTGGTCCGCGTGGAGCTCGGCGGCGTCCCCGAGACGCTGCTGTGGACGCTGCATCACCGCGCGGTCGAGGCGCGACGGCCCGACGCGGTGCTGGCCGACCCGGTGGCGGTGTCGCTCGTCGACCGCCTCGACTACCCGTTCGCCGAGCGCTTCGGCGACGGCGAGGGGCTGGGGCAGTGGCAGGCGCTGCGGGCCCGGACGTTCGACGTCGAAGTCCGGCGCTTCATGGACGCGCATCCGGGCGGGACGGTCGTCGCGCTGGGCGAGGGGCTGGAGACGCAGTTCTGGCGCGTCGACGACGGGCGCGTGCGGTGGATCGGCGTGGACCTCCCGGAGACGGTGGCCGTGCGCGACGAGGCGCTGCCGGCGTCCGGCGACGACGCCGGCCGTCGCCGCTCGGTCGCGGCCTCGGCGCTGGACGTCGACGCGTGGGCGGGGGAGGTCGACGCGTCGCGCGGCGTGCTGCTCACCGCCCAAGGGTTGTTGATGTACTTCGCGCGCGCGGAGGTGCACGGGCTGCTGCGCGCGTGCGCGGCGCGGTTCGGCGGGAGCGGGTTGGTCTTCGACGCGATCCCCGCGTGGCTCGCGGAGCGCAGCGCGAAGGCCGGCGGGCTGAGCCGGTCCGACCGCTCCGGCGGCGGGTACAAGGCGCCGCCGTGGGACTGGGGGATCGACGCCGGCGAGGAGCGCGCGCTGCGGGCGCTGCCTGGCGTCGCGGCGCTCGAGACGGTCCGGATCCAGCGCGGTCGCGGGCCGGTCCACGGCGCCCTGCTGCCCGCCGCGGCGCGGGCGGCGCCGGTGCGCCGACGGCTGCTCTCGGTGTGGCGGATGGGCTTCGCCTAG
- the uvrA gene encoding excinuclease ABC subunit UvrA encodes MPPKNAIVVSGAREHNLKGIDVTLPRDSLTVITGLSGSGKSSLAFDTIYAEGQRRYVESLSAYARQFLGQMDKPDVDSIEGLSPAISIDQKTTSRNPRSTVGTVTEIYDYLRLLWSRIGHPHCHICGKPVQGQSAEQIIDQVLELPEGERFMVLAPVVRGRKGEYGKALKNLLAEGFQRAKVDGELRSLDEEIVLDKKFKHDISVVVDRLVMRDGVRKRLADSIETAVALADGMIEIETVPRADGDPNQATVTLYSEKFACPDHGPVIPELEPRIFSFNSPHGACERCTGLGSQMEIDPMMVVPDPSLSLGEGAIAPWANSASNYYEQITEAIADKYGVDMEKPWGQLSAKHQDLFLHGTNGDRVEVSYRNRYGRRRAYSTRFEGIISNLERRYRETDSEGVREKIEEYMSLVPCPVCKGARLRPESRAVLVGGIPIHEFCGYSVRRALVWLDEVELSETERHIARLIFREIQERLQFLENVGIGYLSMERAAATLSGGEAQRIRLATQIGSALVGVLYVLDEPSIGLHQRDNTKLIGTLERLRDLGNTVLVVEHDEQTMHAADHLIDIGPGAGEHGGKVVAQGTAKQVMRVKSSLTGQFLSGTRTIEVPATRRKPSGHIEIRGASQHNLKKVDVRVPLGVMTCVTGVSGSGKSTLVNEVLFKAVANKLHRARQRPGAHTAVLGLDAVDKIIQIDQSPIGRTPRSNPATYTGLFDVIRDLFSKTPEAKTRGYKAGRFSFNVKGGRCEVCRGDGQIKIEMHFLPDVYVPCEQCHGKRYNRETLEVRFKGKTIADVLDMPVSEAVEFFQHIPKIHRRLETLRDVGLGYIRLGQPATTLSGGEAQRVKLATELSKIATGRTLYILDEPTTGLHFADVQRLLEVLQRLVDAGNSIVVIEHNLDVIKTADQLIDMGPEGGEEGGIVVATGTPEEVAGTPGSHTGAFLADLVSPKASKPPAAARKARAPRAKKVPAAA; translated from the coding sequence GTGCCGCCGAAGAACGCAATCGTCGTCTCCGGTGCCCGCGAGCACAACCTCAAGGGCATCGATGTCACCCTGCCGCGCGACTCGCTGACCGTCATCACCGGCCTGTCGGGATCGGGCAAGTCCTCGCTCGCCTTCGACACCATCTACGCCGAGGGGCAGCGCCGCTACGTCGAGTCGCTCTCGGCCTACGCGCGCCAGTTCCTGGGGCAGATGGACAAGCCCGACGTGGACTCGATCGAGGGTCTGTCGCCGGCGATCTCGATCGACCAGAAGACGACGTCGCGCAACCCGCGGTCGACGGTCGGCACCGTCACCGAGATCTACGACTACCTGCGCCTGCTGTGGTCGCGCATCGGCCACCCGCACTGCCACATCTGCGGCAAGCCGGTGCAGGGGCAGTCGGCCGAGCAGATCATCGACCAGGTGCTCGAGCTGCCGGAGGGCGAGCGGTTCATGGTGCTCGCGCCGGTCGTGCGCGGGCGCAAGGGCGAGTACGGCAAGGCCTTGAAGAACCTGCTGGCCGAGGGCTTCCAGCGCGCGAAGGTCGACGGCGAGCTGCGGTCGTTGGACGAGGAGATCGTCCTGGACAAGAAGTTCAAGCACGACATCTCGGTCGTGGTCGACCGACTGGTGATGCGCGACGGCGTGCGCAAGCGGCTGGCGGACTCGATCGAGACCGCGGTCGCGCTCGCCGACGGGATGATCGAGATCGAGACGGTCCCGCGCGCGGATGGGGATCCCAACCAAGCCACGGTCACGCTGTACTCCGAGAAGTTCGCGTGCCCGGACCACGGCCCGGTGATCCCGGAGCTCGAGCCGCGCATCTTCTCCTTCAACTCGCCGCACGGCGCGTGCGAGCGGTGCACCGGCCTGGGCTCCCAGATGGAGATCGACCCGATGATGGTCGTGCCGGACCCGTCGCTGTCGCTGGGGGAGGGCGCGATCGCCCCGTGGGCGAACTCGGCCTCCAACTACTACGAGCAGATCACCGAGGCGATCGCCGACAAGTACGGCGTCGACATGGAGAAGCCGTGGGGCCAGCTCTCGGCCAAGCACCAGGATCTCTTCCTGCACGGCACCAACGGCGATCGCGTCGAGGTGTCCTACCGGAACCGCTACGGCCGCCGCCGGGCGTACTCGACGCGCTTCGAGGGCATCATCTCGAACCTGGAGCGCCGCTATCGGGAGACGGACTCCGAGGGCGTGCGCGAGAAGATCGAGGAGTACATGTCGCTCGTGCCGTGCCCGGTGTGCAAGGGCGCGCGCCTGCGGCCGGAGTCGCGGGCCGTGCTCGTCGGCGGGATCCCGATCCACGAGTTCTGCGGTTACTCGGTCCGGCGCGCGCTGGTGTGGCTGGACGAGGTCGAGCTGTCGGAGACCGAGCGCCACATCGCGCGGCTGATCTTCCGCGAGATCCAGGAGCGCCTGCAGTTCCTGGAGAACGTCGGGATCGGCTACCTGTCGATGGAGCGCGCGGCGGCGACGCTGTCGGGCGGCGAGGCGCAGCGGATCCGGCTGGCGACGCAGATCGGCTCGGCGCTGGTCGGCGTGTTGTACGTGTTGGACGAGCCGTCGATCGGCCTGCACCAGCGCGACAACACCAAGTTGATCGGGACGCTGGAGCGCCTGCGCGACCTGGGCAACACGGTGCTGGTCGTCGAGCACGACGAGCAGACGATGCACGCCGCCGACCACCTGATCGACATCGGTCCGGGCGCGGGCGAGCACGGCGGCAAGGTCGTCGCGCAGGGCACGGCCAAGCAGGTCATGCGGGTCAAGTCGTCGTTGACGGGCCAGTTCCTGTCGGGGACGCGGACGATCGAGGTGCCGGCGACGCGGCGCAAGCCGAGCGGGCACATCGAGATCCGGGGCGCGTCGCAGCACAACCTCAAGAAGGTCGACGTCCGCGTGCCGCTGGGCGTGATGACGTGCGTGACCGGCGTCTCGGGGTCAGGCAAGTCGACGCTCGTCAACGAGGTGCTGTTCAAGGCGGTCGCCAACAAGCTGCACCGCGCGCGGCAGCGGCCGGGCGCGCACACCGCGGTCCTGGGGCTGGACGCGGTCGACAAGATCATCCAGATCGACCAGTCGCCGATCGGGCGCACGCCGCGGTCGAACCCGGCGACCTACACCGGCCTGTTCGACGTCATCCGCGACCTGTTCTCCAAGACGCCGGAGGCCAAGACGCGCGGCTACAAGGCCGGGCGGTTCTCGTTCAACGTCAAGGGCGGGCGCTGCGAGGTCTGCCGCGGCGACGGCCAGATCAAGATCGAGATGCACTTCCTGCCGGACGTCTACGTGCCATGCGAGCAGTGCCACGGCAAGCGCTACAACCGCGAGACGCTCGAGGTGCGCTTCAAGGGCAAGACGATCGCGGACGTGCTCGACATGCCGGTCAGCGAGGCCGTGGAGTTCTTCCAGCACATCCCGAAGATCCACCGGCGGCTCGAGACGCTGCGCGACGTCGGGCTCGGCTACATCCGGCTCGGCCAGCCGGCGACGACGCTGTCGGGCGGCGAGGCCCAGCGCGTCAAGCTCGCGACGGAGCTGTCGAAGATCGCGACCGGTCGCACGTTGTACATCTTGGACGAGCCGACCACCGGCCTGCACTTCGCCGACGTCCAGCGGTTGCTGGAAGTCCTGCAGCGCCTGGTGGACGCCGGCAACTCGATCGTCGTCATCGAGCACAACCTCGATGTCATCAAGACCGCCGACCAGCTCATCGACATGGGCCCGGAGGGCGGCGAAGAAGGCGGCATCGTGGTCGCGACCGGAACCCCGGAGGAGGTCGCCGGCACCCCTGGCTCCCACACCGGCGCGTTCCTCGCGGACCTCGTGAGCCCGAAGGCGTCCAAGCCGCCGGCGGCGGCGCGGAAGGCCAGGGCGCCGCGGGCGAAGAAGGTCCCGGCGGCGGCCTAG
- a CDS encoding DivIVA domain-containing protein yields MALDRQSIEKRDFPIGRRGYEPEAVDAHLARIAEEVEDLKRRAGSGGVAASAPAKSSPASIAQAASEQVMSIVQAAEASAAAIEQGAQDEASRIRSDAESDARTTRDEAVERSQQHVGQVGSATKQMLQRVDAMESELNGLVESLRTGANRLTADLSLLEGGMGDLYDAAGQGEGGTPPAPAAPRVVESVPLAVVADAPEPDVDSEPAQEEPLFEDDEPEAGEDLAVEDTAPAAPAAAGGADADAEGARLVALNMALNGTSRDETDRYLAENFDLADRAGLLDEVYATVES; encoded by the coding sequence ATGGCCCTGGACCGGCAGAGCATCGAGAAGCGCGACTTCCCCATCGGGCGTCGCGGATACGAGCCCGAGGCGGTCGACGCGCACCTTGCGCGGATCGCCGAGGAGGTCGAAGACCTCAAGCGGCGTGCCGGCTCCGGCGGCGTCGCCGCGAGCGCTCCCGCGAAGTCTTCGCCGGCCTCGATCGCGCAGGCCGCGTCCGAGCAGGTCATGTCGATCGTCCAGGCTGCCGAGGCCAGCGCGGCCGCGATCGAGCAGGGCGCGCAGGACGAGGCGTCCCGCATCCGGTCCGACGCCGAGTCCGACGCGCGCACCACACGGGACGAGGCCGTCGAGCGCTCCCAGCAGCACGTCGGCCAGGTCGGCTCGGCGACGAAGCAGATGCTGCAGCGCGTCGACGCGATGGAGTCCGAGCTCAACGGGCTCGTCGAGTCCCTGCGCACCGGCGCCAACCGCCTGACCGCGGACCTCTCGCTGCTCGAGGGCGGCATGGGCGACCTGTACGACGCCGCTGGGCAGGGCGAGGGCGGCACGCCGCCGGCCCCCGCGGCGCCGCGCGTCGTCGAGTCGGTCCCGCTGGCGGTCGTCGCCGACGCGCCCGAGCCCGACGTCGATTCCGAGCCCGCGCAGGAGGAGCCGCTCTTCGAGGACGACGAGCCCGAGGCCGGCGAGGATCTCGCGGTCGAGGACACGGCTCCGGCCGCTCCGGCGGCCGCCGGCGGTGCGGACGCGGACGCCGAGGGTGCGCGCCTCGTGGCGCTCAACATGGCGCTCAACGGCACCTCGCGCGACGAGACCGACCGCTACCTGGCCGAGAACTTCGACCTCGCCGACCGCGCCGGGCTGCTCGACGAGGTCTACGCGACGGTCGAGTCCTGA